The proteins below come from a single Acidobacteriota bacterium genomic window:
- a CDS encoding DoxX family protein, which produces MEKLLAPFRSHLYALLRFTAGLLFFLHGLPKLFGGFGRSAPVELMSQMGLAGIIEVIGGAMIALGLFTSPVAFVASGQMAVAYFQAHAPRGLWPIMNGGELAALFCFVFLYFAAAGSGKWSIDAMRK; this is translated from the coding sequence ATGGAAAAGCTGCTGGCGCCATTTCGGTCCCACCTATACGCCCTCCTGCGCTTCACCGCCGGCCTGCTGTTCTTCCTGCACGGACTGCCCAAGCTGTTTGGCGGGTTCGGACGCTCAGCGCCGGTGGAGCTGATGTCCCAGATGGGCCTGGCCGGCATCATCGAGGTGATTGGCGGAGCGATGATTGCGCTCGGGCTGTTCACCAGCCCCGTGGCCTTTGTCGCGAGCGGCCAGATGGCGGTGGCGTACTTCCAGGCGCACGCGCCCCGAGGCCTGTGGCCGATCATGAACGGCGGCGAGCTCGCGGCCTTGTTTTGCTTCGTCTTTCTTTATTTCGCCGCGGCCGGATCGGGCAAGTGGAGTA